Proteins encoded by one window of Luteimonas yindakuii:
- a CDS encoding ATP synthase subunit I — MLTSFAAGRRLAQRALAWQAVAVALTALAFLVKDWHWALAALAGGGSVAVGGWLHSAIALGGGAAPAGGALARVLVGALAKWAVVLAVLVLAVGVGGLPPVAVGVGVIVALVTQMLAMASR, encoded by the coding sequence GTGTTGACTTCCTTCGCTGCGGGTCGGCGGCTGGCGCAGCGCGCACTCGCCTGGCAGGCGGTCGCGGTGGCGCTGACCGCGCTGGCTTTCCTGGTCAAGGATTGGCATTGGGCGCTGGCAGCGCTGGCGGGGGGCGGTTCGGTCGCGGTGGGTGGCTGGCTGCACAGTGCGATCGCGCTGGGTGGCGGAGCTGCACCGGCAGGTGGCGCGCTCGCGCGCGTCCTGGTCGGCGCGCTGGCGAAGTGGGCGGTCGTGCTGGCGGTGCTGGTGCTGGCGGTGGGTGTGGGCGGTCTGCCCCCCGTCGCGGTCGGCGTCGGCGTGATCGTGGCACTGGTGACACAGATGCTGGCCATGGCCAGTCGTTGA
- the atpE gene encoding F0F1 ATP synthase subunit C has translation MEIALTSFAQIQASTALAIGIMIGLAALGAGLGLAIMAGKFLESAARQPELIPVLQVRMFITAGLIDAAFIISVAVGLLFAFASPFIGPVAAQLGG, from the coding sequence ATGGAAATCGCTCTGACCTCGTTCGCCCAGATCCAGGCTTCGACCGCTCTGGCCATCGGCATCATGATCGGCCTGGCCGCGCTGGGCGCAGGTCTGGGTCTGGCCATCATGGCCGGCAAGTTCCTCGAGTCGGCCGCGCGCCAGCCGGAGCTGATCCCGGTCCTGCAGGTCCGCATGTTCATCACCGCCGGCCTGATCGACGCCGCGTTCATCATCTCGGTCGCCGTCGGCCTGCTGTTCGCGTTCGCCTCGCCGTTCATCGGCCCGGTCGCCGCCCAGCTGGGCGGCTGA
- a CDS encoding F0F1 ATP synthase subunit B, which yields MNINLTLIAQALAFAGLIWLIATFVWPPLLKAIEERQQKIAEGLAAADNSQRALAQAQEQVNDELKTARTKANEIIDQAHQRANQIVEQARTEAQAEAARHKAMVDAEIEASANRAREDLRRHVSMLAVTGAEKLLRREIDANAHKALLDELAAEI from the coding sequence ATGAACATCAATCTGACCCTGATCGCCCAGGCACTGGCCTTTGCCGGCCTGATCTGGCTGATCGCGACCTTCGTCTGGCCGCCGTTGCTCAAGGCCATCGAGGAGCGCCAGCAGAAGATCGCCGAAGGCCTCGCCGCCGCCGACAACAGCCAGCGTGCGCTGGCGCAGGCGCAGGAACAGGTCAACGACGAGCTCAAGACGGCGCGCACCAAGGCCAACGAGATCATCGACCAGGCCCACCAGCGCGCCAACCAGATCGTGGAGCAGGCACGCACCGAGGCGCAGGCCGAGGCCGCGCGCCACAAGGCGATGGTCGACGCGGAGATCGAGGCATCGGCCAACCGTGCCCGCGAGGACCTGCGTCGCCATGTGTCGATGCTGGCGGTCACCGGCGCCGAGAAGCTCCTGCGCCGCGAGATCGACGCCAACGCCCACAAGGCCCTGCTCGACGAACTGGCCGCGGAGATCTGA
- a CDS encoding F0F1 ATP synthase subunit delta, translating into MSQEITLARPYARAAFGLARDAGALAAWSDALAFAARVAVDPQAQPLLGHPGLAREDAVALLAPEGAQEGFRDFLALLARNSRLALLPEIAGLYEDLRADAEQVVRATVTSATELPVAELDAIRTALARRFGREVQLEVAVDDALIGGAVISAGDVVIDGSLRGKLARLQSALSQ; encoded by the coding sequence GTGAGCCAGGAGATCACCCTCGCACGTCCCTATGCGCGCGCCGCATTCGGCCTCGCCCGCGACGCCGGTGCGCTCGCGGCCTGGTCGGACGCGCTCGCGTTCGCCGCGCGCGTGGCGGTGGATCCGCAGGCGCAGCCGCTGCTCGGCCATCCCGGGCTGGCCCGTGAGGACGCGGTGGCACTGCTGGCACCCGAGGGTGCGCAGGAAGGCTTCCGCGATTTCCTCGCACTGCTCGCCCGCAACAGCCGCCTTGCGCTGCTGCCCGAGATCGCCGGCCTCTACGAGGACCTGCGCGCGGACGCCGAACAGGTGGTGCGCGCGACGGTGACGTCGGCGACGGAGTTGCCGGTGGCCGAGCTCGACGCGATCCGCACGGCGCTTGCGCGTCGTTTCGGGCGCGAGGTGCAGCTGGAGGTCGCGGTCGACGACGCATTGATCGGTGGCGCGGTGATCAGCGCCGGCGATGTCGTCATCGACGGCTCCCTGCGCGGCAAGCTCGCACGCCTGCAGTCGGCGCTGAGCCAGTAA
- the atpA gene encoding F0F1 ATP synthase subunit alpha, whose protein sequence is MASTQLNPSEISELIKSRIEKVKLAAEARNEGTVTSVSDGIVRIYGLADVMQGEMIELPNDTFALALNLERDSVGAVVLGDYEHLREGDVAKTTGRILEVPVGPELLGRVVNALGEPIDGKGPITASLSAPVERVAPGVIWRKSVDQPVQTGYKSVDAMIPIGRGQRELIIGDRQTGKTAMAIDAVINQKGTGIKCVYVAIGQKASTVANIVRKLEENGALAHTIVVAATASESAAMQYISAYSGCTMGEYFMDRGQDALIVYDDLSKQAVAYRQISLLLRRPPGREAYPGDVFYLHSRLLERAARVSEDYVEKFTNGEVKGQTGSLTALPIIETQAGDVSAFVPTNVISITDGQIFLETDLFNAGIRPAVNAGISVSRVGGAAQTKIIKKLSGGIRIALAQYRELAAFAQFASDLDDATRRQLERGQRVTELMKQKQYLPMSIAHQALSIYAVNEGFLDDVPVNRILAFEAGLHAHFDNTEGALIEKINGSGAWNDEIEAAFKKGIADFKQTGSF, encoded by the coding sequence ATGGCAAGCACCCAGCTCAACCCCTCTGAAATCAGCGAACTGATCAAGAGCCGCATCGAGAAGGTCAAGCTGGCCGCCGAGGCGCGCAACGAAGGCACGGTCACCTCCGTGTCCGACGGCATCGTGCGCATCTACGGCCTGGCCGACGTGATGCAGGGCGAAATGATCGAGCTGCCGAACGACACGTTCGCGCTCGCCCTCAACCTCGAGCGCGACTCGGTCGGCGCCGTGGTGCTGGGTGACTACGAGCACCTGCGCGAGGGCGACGTGGCCAAGACCACCGGCCGCATCCTCGAAGTGCCGGTCGGTCCGGAGCTGCTGGGCCGCGTGGTCAACGCACTCGGCGAGCCGATCGACGGCAAGGGCCCGATCACCGCGTCGCTGAGCGCGCCGGTCGAGCGCGTCGCCCCGGGCGTGATCTGGCGCAAGTCGGTCGACCAGCCTGTGCAGACCGGCTACAAGTCCGTCGACGCCATGATCCCGATCGGCCGCGGCCAGCGCGAGCTGATCATCGGCGACCGCCAGACCGGCAAGACCGCGATGGCCATCGACGCGGTGATCAACCAGAAGGGCACGGGCATCAAGTGCGTGTACGTGGCGATCGGCCAGAAGGCCTCGACGGTCGCCAACATCGTGCGCAAGCTGGAAGAGAACGGCGCGCTGGCGCACACGATCGTGGTCGCCGCCACCGCGTCCGAGTCGGCGGCGATGCAGTACATCAGCGCCTACTCCGGCTGCACCATGGGCGAGTACTTCATGGACCGCGGCCAGGACGCGCTGATCGTGTACGACGACCTGTCCAAGCAGGCCGTGGCCTACCGCCAGATCTCGCTGCTGCTGCGCCGCCCGCCGGGCCGCGAAGCCTATCCGGGTGACGTGTTCTACCTGCACAGCCGCCTGCTCGAGCGCGCCGCGCGCGTGTCCGAGGACTACGTCGAGAAGTTCACCAACGGCGAAGTGAAGGGCCAGACCGGCTCGCTCACCGCGCTGCCGATCATCGAGACCCAGGCCGGCGACGTCTCGGCGTTCGTGCCGACCAACGTGATCTCGATCACCGACGGCCAGATCTTCCTCGAGACCGACCTCTTCAACGCCGGCATCCGCCCGGCCGTGAACGCCGGCATCTCGGTGTCGCGCGTCGGTGGTGCGGCACAGACCAAGATCATCAAGAAGCTGTCGGGCGGCATCCGCATCGCGCTGGCGCAGTACCGCGAGCTGGCGGCGTTCGCGCAGTTCGCCTCCGACCTCGATGACGCCACCCGCAGGCAGCTCGAGCGCGGCCAGCGCGTCACCGAGCTGATGAAGCAGAAGCAGTACCTGCCGATGTCGATCGCGCACCAGGCGCTGTCGATCTACGCCGTCAACGAAGGCTTCCTCGACGACGTGCCGGTCAACAGGATCCTCGCGTTCGAGGCGGGCCTGCACGCCCACTTCGACAACACCGAGGGCGCGCTGATCGAGAAGATCAACGGCTCGGGTGCGTGGAACGACGAGATCGAAGCGGCGTTCAAGAAGGGCATCGCGGACTTCAAGCAGACCGGTTCGTTCTGA
- the atpB gene encoding F0F1 ATP synthase subunit A codes for MAGEAETPTSYIQHHLQNLVYSEDGGVRGSTATDGFWSINLDTILTSVTMGLIVTFLFWIATRKATAGVPGKWQAFVEILLEFVDRQARDTYHGSSKLVTPIAITLFFWILLMNMLKFIPADFFAVPLGWLGVNYWKPVPTADVNATLGLSISVFFLMLFFALRSKGLGGFTKEFLTAPFGKWMMPFNLILNIVEWVSKPISLAMRLFGNMFGGEIVFLLIWVLGGAGLLGLLGGTVFGLGWMIFHILVIPLQAFIFMMLSIVYLSLAEDAH; via the coding sequence ATGGCCGGCGAGGCGGAAACCCCCACCAGCTACATCCAGCACCATCTCCAGAACCTCGTCTACAGCGAGGATGGCGGCGTGCGTGGGTCGACCGCGACCGATGGCTTCTGGTCGATCAACCTCGACACCATCCTGACCTCGGTCACGATGGGCCTGATCGTCACCTTCCTGTTCTGGATCGCCACCCGCAAGGCCACCGCGGGCGTGCCGGGCAAGTGGCAGGCGTTCGTCGAGATCCTGCTCGAGTTCGTCGACCGCCAGGCGCGCGATACCTACCACGGGTCCAGCAAGCTGGTGACGCCGATCGCGATCACCCTGTTCTTCTGGATCCTGCTGATGAACATGCTGAAGTTCATCCCGGCGGATTTCTTCGCCGTGCCGCTGGGCTGGCTGGGCGTGAACTACTGGAAGCCGGTGCCGACCGCCGACGTCAACGCGACGCTCGGCCTGTCGATCAGCGTGTTCTTCCTGATGCTGTTCTTCGCCCTGCGCTCGAAGGGCCTGGGCGGCTTCACCAAGGAATTCCTGACCGCGCCGTTCGGCAAGTGGATGATGCCGTTCAACCTCATCCTCAACATCGTCGAGTGGGTGTCCAAGCCCATTTCGCTGGCGATGCGACTGTTCGGCAACATGTTCGGTGGCGAGATCGTGTTCCTGCTGATCTGGGTCCTCGGCGGTGCAGGCCTGCTGGGTCTGCTCGGCGGCACGGTGTTCGGCCTCGGCTGGATGATCTTCCACATCCTGGTGATCCCGCTGCAGGCCTTCATCTTCATGATGCTGTCGATCGTCTACCTCAGCCTCGCCGAGGACGCCCACTGA